The Tepidibacter aestuarii genome contains a region encoding:
- a CDS encoding carbohydrate ABC transporter permease gives MKSIKQIIGNIVLLMVASCMIVPFVYMVITSFKITYTAYNFDFSLSDITLKNYITIIRDTSFVHYFLNSLFIAISGVVLNVLFSSLAGFAFAKKEFPGNEKIFFFMIMTLIIPSQVTMIPLYIIMRQLGWINSYLALILPIPTAFGIFLMRQAILNIPNDLIDSARIDGCSDISIFFQIVVPLIKPAIITLTIFTFIGAWNEFLWPLIITTNDSVRTLTVGLSSLNAQYTVNYGLVMAGSTLTFLPSFIIYLILQKRFVEGVTLSGIKG, from the coding sequence ATGAAAAGCATAAAACAAATAATTGGGAACATAGTCTTACTTATGGTTGCAAGTTGTATGATAGTTCCTTTTGTATATATGGTAATAACATCTTTTAAGATTACATATACAGCTTATAACTTTGATTTTTCTTTATCTGATATAACTTTAAAAAACTATATAACTATAATTAGAGATACTAGTTTTGTGCATTATTTCTTGAATAGTTTATTTATAGCTATATCAGGTGTAGTGTTAAATGTATTATTTAGTAGTTTAGCTGGATTTGCTTTTGCAAAAAAAGAATTTCCAGGGAATGAAAAAATATTTTTCTTTATGATTATGACACTTATAATACCTTCTCAAGTAACTATGATTCCGCTTTATATAATAATGAGACAATTAGGGTGGATTAATAGTTATCTTGCACTTATACTTCCTATACCAACTGCTTTTGGTATATTTCTAATGAGACAAGCAATACTTAATATACCTAATGATCTAATAGATTCAGCTAGAATAGATGGTTGTTCTGACATTAGTATATTTTTTCAAATAGTAGTTCCTTTAATAAAGCCTGCAATAATAACACTTACTATATTTACATTTATAGGTGCATGGAATGAGTTTTTATGGCCGTTAATTATTACAACTAATGATTCTGTTAGAACATTGACAGTTGGACTTTCAAGCTTAAATGCTCAATATACTGTTAATTATGGCTTGGTAATGGCTGGATCTACATTAACTTTTTTACCATCTTTTATAATTTATTTGATTTTGCAAAAACGATTCGTAGAAGGGGTTACTCTTTCTGGGATAAAAGGATAA
- a CDS encoding cobalamin B12-binding domain-containing protein translates to MNAVLTKISDCIVNMGEGNIKNLIIEALKCDDIHIDDIYNEGLNYGMNRAIELFENKKYYIPEVIVCADTLNKGLEVLRSYGKINKKSKGKVVFAVVKGDTHEIGKNIVKIMLEAAGYEVIDIGVNIDNKDIIDTAIQEKAQVIAVSSMMTTTMNQMKKLIEELNSIDIQKKPYVIIGGGCITKNYAVEIGADGYSENAPKAVKLVDKLIGGL, encoded by the coding sequence ATGAATGCTGTATTAACAAAGATTTCCGACTGTATAGTCAATATGGGAGAAGGAAATATTAAAAATTTAATTATAGAGGCTTTAAAATGTGATGATATACATATAGATGATATCTACAATGAAGGGTTAAATTATGGAATGAACAGAGCTATAGAGTTGTTTGAAAACAAAAAATATTATATACCAGAGGTTATAGTTTGTGCAGATACCTTAAATAAGGGTCTTGAAGTGTTAAGAAGTTATGGAAAAATAAATAAAAAAAGCAAGGGAAAAGTAGTTTTTGCTGTAGTAAAAGGTGACACTCATGAAATAGGAAAAAATATTGTAAAGATTATGCTTGAAGCTGCTGGATATGAAGTTATAGATATTGGAGTAAACATAGATAATAAAGATATAATAGATACAGCTATACAGGAAAAAGCTCAGGTTATAGCAGTTTCATCTATGATGACTACTACTATGAATCAAATGAAAAAATTAATAGAAGAGCTAAATAGCATTGATATTCAAAAAAAACCTTATGTAATTATAGGTGGAGGTTGTATAACTAAAAATTATGCTGTAGAAATAGGTGCTGATGGATATTCAGAAAATGCTCCAAAAGCTGTAAAACTTGTAGATAAATTAATTGGGGGACTGTAA
- a CDS encoding DUF4091 domain-containing protein: MNFNMNLYDSSSKHIIGQEENLIEMKKEINVLKQEEFGFQVLINLDKDYFCQLGKTNDVHWKGLGDKIRLELDIDNSLRDYFKMSFLGYVKDDMKNLVADPILDKKSLYIQKDHQMIWVEGKIPENYDKETIKLKIKAFYSEGYERETLVSEKEVEIKVIDYILKPVKQGEFFLDLWQHLCNWARAYDVEYFSDQHFEIIDNYMKDLGNLGQRVIDLVVTDYSWAGQRCFEVHENFSNLFEMNIVKVFKNKEGKIQCDFSSLDRYIDICFKYGIKQEINLFGLIGNWDAFLFGNPVKEHKDALRVIYYDEKDGCFDYIKSREELRDYLSSLFNHLVDKELWDKVQIISDEPDNAQIFKECSDFIQSAIPEYEIKYKCAIHHQEFFDKHGENIQSLSLNTCEFVNNIDSIKKLKEEVNKRGGVLTWYSCCFPEKLNIFLKSPLIESRLKGWFTYYFDVDGFLRWAYGIWPRNVFEDASYKYPRWTAGDMFFVYPGKNLEPMHSVRYKNFLFGIQDFNIFKEIENKGISKDEILNQIETLLGRKEEMRALPERKVKMDYSLDYNKYNDLRNKLIKKYLI, encoded by the coding sequence TTGAATTTTAATATGAATTTATATGACTCATCTTCAAAGCACATAATAGGACAAGAAGAAAATTTAATAGAAATGAAGAAAGAAATTAATGTCTTAAAACAAGAAGAATTTGGATTTCAAGTTCTTATAAATTTAGATAAAGATTATTTCTGCCAATTGGGAAAAACAAACGATGTTCATTGGAAAGGATTAGGGGATAAAATTCGCTTAGAATTAGATATAGATAATAGTTTAAGAGATTACTTTAAAATGAGCTTTTTAGGATATGTAAAAGATGATATGAAAAATTTAGTAGCAGATCCTATACTAGATAAAAAGTCTTTGTATATACAAAAAGATCATCAGATGATTTGGGTAGAGGGAAAAATTCCTGAGAATTATGACAAAGAGACTATTAAATTAAAAATTAAAGCTTTTTACTCTGAAGGATATGAAAGAGAAACACTAGTATCAGAAAAAGAAGTGGAAATTAAAGTTATAGATTACATATTAAAGCCTGTTAAACAAGGTGAGTTTTTCCTAGATTTATGGCAGCATCTGTGCAACTGGGCAAGAGCATATGATGTAGAGTATTTTTCAGATCAGCACTTTGAAATAATAGATAACTATATGAAGGACCTAGGGAACTTAGGTCAAAGAGTTATAGACCTTGTAGTTACAGATTATTCGTGGGCTGGTCAAAGATGTTTTGAAGTCCATGAAAACTTTTCAAATTTATTTGAGATGAATATTGTAAAGGTATTTAAGAATAAAGAAGGTAAAATACAGTGTGATTTTTCTTCATTAGATAGATATATAGATATATGTTTTAAATATGGAATAAAACAAGAGATTAACTTGTTTGGATTAATAGGAAATTGGGATGCTTTTTTATTTGGTAATCCTGTAAAAGAACATAAGGATGCTTTAAGAGTTATATATTATGATGAAAAAGATGGATGCTTTGATTATATAAAAAGTAGAGAAGAATTAAGAGATTATTTATCATCACTTTTTAATCATCTTGTAGATAAAGAGTTATGGGATAAGGTTCAGATAATAAGCGATGAACCTGATAATGCTCAAATATTTAAAGAATGCTCTGATTTTATACAATCAGCTATACCAGAGTATGAAATAAAGTATAAATGTGCAATTCACCATCAAGAATTTTTTGACAAACACGGTGAGAATATACAATCATTATCTCTCAATACTTGTGAATTCGTAAATAATATAGATTCTATAAAAAAGCTAAAAGAAGAAGTTAATAAAAGAGGTGGAGTTTTAACTTGGTATTCATGTTGCTTCCCAGAAAAACTTAATATATTCTTAAAATCACCTCTAATAGAAAGTAGACTTAAAGGATGGTTTACTTATTATTTTGATGTTGATGGATTTTTAAGATGGGCATATGGTATATGGCCTAGAAATGTTTTTGAAGATGCAAGTTATAAGTATCCTAGATGGACTGCTGGAGATATGTTCTTTGTATATCCAGGGAAAAACTTAGAGCCTATGCACAGTGTAAGATATAAGAATTTCTTATTCGGAATTCAAGACTTTAATATATTTAAGGAAATAGAGAACAAAGGGATATCAAAAGATGAAATTTTAAATCAAATAGAAACTCTTTTAGGACGTAAAGAAGAAATGAGAGCTTTACCTGAAAGAAAAGTAAAGATGGACTATTCACTAGATTACAATAAATATAATGATTTGAGAAACAAATTGATTAAAAAATATTTAATTTAA
- the mreB gene encoding rod shape-determining protein, which yields MRFFMTSKDIGIDLGTTNTFLYVKGQGILLREPSVVTVNTRNRQVLTAGLDAKNMTGRTPEGIETIQPLKGGVIANFDLTEQMLKKFIDKVNGKGVFKSSRIAISHPSGITEVEKRAINEVIRQVGARKVMLIEESVAAAIGSGLPVNEPVGNMIINIGGGTIEVAVISLQGIVISKTLKVAGDELDKAIIGYVKKEFNLIIGERTAEKVKIELGSVYVEDDERNMEIRGRDLVTGLPRAVTITESQIREALKEPVISVIEAIKAVIEQTPPELAADIMDKGIMLSGGGALLKGLNKLIYSEIHIPAYIAEDPLDCAVLGAGRCLDMMDKI from the coding sequence ATGAGATTCTTTATGACTTCTAAGGATATAGGCATAGATTTAGGAACAACAAATACTTTCTTATATGTAAAAGGACAAGGAATTCTATTAAGAGAACCTTCCGTGGTAACTGTAAACACCAGAAATAGACAAGTTTTAACAGCTGGATTAGATGCTAAGAATATGACAGGTAGAACACCAGAAGGTATTGAAACTATTCAACCCTTAAAGGGTGGAGTAATTGCGAACTTTGATTTAACGGAGCAAATGTTGAAAAAGTTTATTGATAAGGTTAATGGCAAAGGTGTTTTTAAAAGCTCTAGAATTGCAATTTCACATCCTTCAGGAATTACCGAGGTTGAAAAGAGAGCAATTAATGAGGTAATAAGGCAAGTAGGTGCACGTAAGGTTATGTTAATTGAGGAATCTGTGGCTGCAGCCATAGGATCAGGGCTACCTGTAAATGAGCCTGTTGGGAACATGATTATTAATATAGGTGGAGGCACTATTGAGGTGGCAGTTATTTCTCTTCAGGGAATTGTTATAAGCAAAACTTTAAAAGTAGCAGGAGATGAATTAGACAAGGCAATTATTGGCTATGTAAAAAAAGAGTTTAATCTAATTATAGGAGAAAGAACAGCAGAGAAGGTTAAAATTGAGCTGGGTTCTGTATATGTAGAAGATGATGAAAGAAATATGGAAATAAGGGGAAGAGATTTAGTAACTGGGCTTCCAAGGGCTGTTACTATTACAGAGAGTCAAATAAGGGAAGCTTTGAAAGAGCCAGTAATTTCAGTAATTGAAGCGATTAAAGCTGTCATTGAACAAACTCCACCAGAGCTTGCAGCGGATATAATGGACAAGGGTATAATGCTTTCAGGTGGCGGAGCACTTCTAAAAGGATTAAATAAACTTATATATAGTGAAATACATATACCTGCGTATATTGCAGAAGATCCACTTGATTGTGCTGTTCTTGGTGCGGGGAGGTGCCTGGATATGATGGATAAAATTTAA
- a CDS encoding uroporphyrinogen decarboxylase family protein produces the protein MTLLEYINSEERGFFLPDMGTNGLFLTDYKAYDVYEDPSKQLEMAKVMDETFESDFIYSFCDGIIFCETLGLDILKSDYDFPSVLNHPIKDIEILKKYEVPDPYKSGRMPVNLESLSLIANNIEKPLYVSIQGPFTLAVQLAGATHLLRSIITNPEFVEKLLEFTTETVRRYSVAVNKAGAKFISMSEPAAVMLNPERFDKYVVPNVEKIYDELSCWKSMHICGDTSDILDNMLSCSLDAISLDQIMNYEEVKSKIPNDIVLIGNLDPIELLGRGKPEDIEKETIKLMKIMRQNNNYLCAFGCNCLNDTPVKNLQSAIKTGRMNYKELDRIQI, from the coding sequence ATGACTTTATTAGAATATATAAATAGTGAAGAAAGAGGTTTTTTTCTTCCGGATATGGGAACTAATGGACTATTTTTAACAGATTATAAAGCCTATGATGTATATGAAGATCCAAGCAAACAACTAGAAATGGCAAAGGTTATGGATGAAACATTTGAGTCGGATTTTATATATTCATTTTGTGATGGAATAATTTTTTGTGAAACGCTGGGACTTGATATATTAAAGTCAGATTATGACTTCCCAAGCGTATTAAACCATCCAATTAAAGATATAGAAATATTAAAAAAATATGAAGTTCCAGATCCTTATAAAAGTGGGAGAATGCCTGTTAATCTTGAAAGCTTGTCATTAATAGCAAATAATATAGAAAAACCTCTGTATGTTTCTATACAAGGACCATTTACATTGGCAGTTCAGCTTGCAGGAGCAACTCATCTTTTGAGAAGTATAATAACTAATCCTGAATTTGTAGAAAAATTATTAGAGTTTACTACAGAAACTGTTAGAAGATATAGTGTAGCGGTAAATAAAGCAGGTGCTAAATTTATATCTATGTCAGAGCCAGCAGCAGTTATGTTAAATCCAGAAAGATTTGATAAATATGTTGTACCAAATGTAGAGAAAATATACGATGAACTGAGTTGCTGGAAGAGTATGCATATATGTGGAGATACTTCTGATATATTGGATAATATGCTTAGTTGTAGTTTAGATGCTATAAGTTTAGATCAAATTATGAATTACGAAGAGGTAAAATCAAAAATACCGAATGATATTGTATTAATAGGTAATCTTGATCCTATAGAGCTTTTAGGAAGAGGAAAACCAGAGGATATAGAAAAAGAGACTATAAAGTTGATGAAGATTATGAGACAAAATAATAATTATTTATGTGCTTTTGGTTGTAATTGTTTAAATGATACTCCAGTAAAAAATCTACAAAGTGCAATTAAAACAGGAAGAATGAACTATAAAGAATTAGATAGGATACAGATATAA
- a CDS encoding carbohydrate ABC transporter permease: MEDIVLNKNEDLKRPTLLGFNKRKILKKATAYGYILPIGILLISFYVIPIIMSVYFSFTKYNIMAPAKFVGIKNYLNLTQDKMFIASLKNTIVYTAGVVPLQTSIALLMAVWITKREKSRLNEFVKGAMFVPVISSMILIGIVWRIFLNGDTSPLNIIFTHLGFNAPNWIGNPKLALPTLMGISIWKNVGYFMVIYISAIMDIPKSYYESARVDGASKLHEFFYITVPLLKPTTIMVVFLGCIWSLQTFDLVYTLTGGGPGVSTMTMVLHIYNLVFKQFRAGYAMAVANVLFLLIAIISILQRKLLQKDKSIY, translated from the coding sequence ATGGAAGATATAGTTTTAAATAAAAACGAAGACTTAAAAAGACCTACATTACTTGGTTTTAATAAAAGAAAAATATTAAAAAAAGCTACAGCTTATGGGTACATACTTCCAATAGGTATATTGTTGATTAGCTTTTATGTAATTCCTATAATAATGTCTGTTTATTTTAGTTTTACAAAATACAATATAATGGCTCCTGCAAAATTCGTTGGTATTAAGAATTATTTAAATCTTACTCAAGATAAGATGTTTATAGCATCACTTAAAAATACAATTGTATACACAGCGGGTGTTGTCCCACTTCAAACTTCAATAGCTTTATTAATGGCTGTATGGATAACTAAAAGGGAGAAAAGTAGACTAAATGAATTTGTTAAAGGAGCTATGTTTGTACCTGTAATATCTTCTATGATACTTATTGGAATTGTATGGAGAATATTTCTTAATGGAGACACATCGCCACTAAATATAATTTTTACTCATTTGGGATTTAATGCTCCTAATTGGATAGGAAATCCAAAACTTGCGTTACCTACACTTATGGGTATATCTATATGGAAAAATGTAGGATACTTTATGGTTATATATATATCAGCAATTATGGATATTCCTAAGAGTTATTATGAATCAGCTAGAGTTGACGGAGCGAGCAAATTGCATGAATTCTTTTATATAACTGTACCACTTTTAAAACCTACCACTATAATGGTTGTTTTTCTAGGTTGTATATGGTCGCTTCAGACATTTGATCTTGTATATACATTAACTGGTGGAGGGCCTGGTGTATCTACTATGACTATGGTTTTACATATATATAACTTAGTTTTTAAGCAATTTAGAGCTGGGTATGCAATGGCTGTTGCGAATGTATTATTTCTTTTAATAGCTATTATATCAATACTTCAAAGAAAATTACTTCAAAAGGATAAATCTATTTACTAA
- a CDS encoding MBL fold metallo-hydrolase yields the protein MPLNFKFKDIELTIHPTILNDDKDLILVDCGYPYFEKQIQQAMKRLGFSISDITKIIITHHDHDHMGALKEIIDHYSNIEVFCSADQAPYITGKKKSLRLIQAEKNHIFLNDEDKIKNQEFIDMIASVKNINNVTIVNDGDILPYCEGIEIINTSGHMPGHISVYIPKEKTLIAGDALGVCNDNLCIANPQFVLDMDRATHSIDKLLKYDIKKIICYHGGEYSNDVRNSLKRIVENDSF from the coding sequence TTGCCATTGAATTTTAAATTTAAAGATATTGAATTAACAATTCATCCAACAATATTGAATGATGATAAAGATTTAATTTTAGTAGATTGTGGGTACCCTTACTTTGAAAAACAAATCCAACAAGCTATGAAAAGGCTTGGTTTTTCTATAAGTGATATCACCAAAATTATTATTACTCATCATGATCATGATCACATGGGAGCATTAAAAGAAATTATTGATCACTATTCCAATATAGAAGTTTTTTGTTCTGCAGATCAAGCACCTTACATAACAGGAAAAAAGAAGTCTTTACGTCTGATTCAAGCAGAGAAAAATCATATATTTTTAAATGATGAAGATAAGATTAAAAATCAAGAGTTTATAGATATGATTGCATCTGTAAAAAATATTAATAATGTGACAATTGTAAATGATGGTGATATTCTTCCATACTGTGAAGGGATAGAGATTATCAATACAAGTGGGCATATGCCCGGACATATCTCTGTTTATATTCCAAAAGAGAAGACACTTATTGCTGGAGATGCACTTGGTGTGTGTAATGATAATTTATGTATAGCTAACCCACAATTTGTATTAGACATGGATAGAGCTACCCACTCTATAGATAAGCTACTGAAGTATGATATTAAAAAGATTATATGCTATCATGGCGGTGAGTATAGCAATGACGTTAGAAATAGCTTAAAAAGAATTGTGGAAAATGATTCCTTCTAA
- a CDS encoding GerAB/ArcD/ProY family transporter, with protein sequence MNKEVISDKQGICLITLFITGSTFVMGIGGEAEKDSWLAIILSTLFAFPILMIYARLLSLFPKKDLFDIFEIIFGKFIGKFISILYIWFSLHLGTLVLRNFGEFIVTISLSKTPMIILMTFIIFLCTWSTKCGIEPLGRWGELFICLIIFLVITGVLALVPNTDINNILPILDKGIKPVIKGAFGVFSFPFAETILFCLVFSSLKDNQSPYKVYIFGLIIGGVIVFTTSLTELLVLGSNLYGNLFFPAQHALSKVNIGGFIQRIEIITSISFLTGGFIKISICLLGACNGIAKLFSFNNYRFIVTPVAMLMLNLSYLIYDSIFEMIEWSFTTWPYYAFLFQVILPATIWIVAEIKHKKHNSLH encoded by the coding sequence ATGAATAAAGAAGTTATTTCAGATAAACAAGGTATATGTCTTATAACATTATTTATAACAGGAAGTACTTTTGTAATGGGTATTGGCGGTGAAGCTGAAAAAGACTCATGGTTAGCTATTATATTATCAACTCTGTTTGCATTTCCGATATTAATGATTTATGCTCGACTTCTTTCTCTTTTCCCAAAAAAAGACCTATTTGATATTTTTGAAATAATTTTTGGTAAGTTTATTGGAAAATTTATTAGTATATTATACATTTGGTTTTCATTACATTTAGGAACATTAGTTTTAAGGAATTTTGGAGAATTTATTGTTACAATTTCACTATCCAAAACCCCAATGATTATACTTATGACTTTTATTATTTTTTTATGTACTTGGAGTACAAAATGTGGAATAGAGCCTTTGGGTAGATGGGGAGAACTTTTTATATGCTTAATTATATTTCTAGTAATTACAGGAGTATTAGCGTTAGTTCCTAATACAGATATTAATAATATTCTCCCTATATTAGATAAAGGAATAAAACCTGTAATCAAAGGAGCTTTTGGTGTCTTTTCATTTCCTTTTGCTGAGACAATTTTGTTTTGTTTAGTTTTTTCATCATTAAAAGATAATCAATCACCATATAAGGTTTATATATTTGGATTAATAATTGGAGGAGTTATAGTGTTTACAACTTCATTAACTGAACTTTTAGTATTAGGATCAAATTTATATGGAAATCTATTTTTTCCTGCACAACATGCTCTGTCCAAAGTGAATATTGGTGGTTTTATACAAAGAATTGAAATAATTACATCTATATCTTTTTTAACTGGAGGATTTATTAAAATAAGTATATGTTTGCTAGGTGCTTGTAATGGAATTGCTAAATTATTTAGTTTCAATAACTATAGGTTTATAGTAACCCCTGTTGCAATGTTAATGCTTAATTTATCTTATCTGATATATGATAGTATTTTTGAAATGATTGAATGGAGTTTTACGACATGGCCCTACTATGCTTTTTTATTTCAAGTTATTTTGCCTGCTACAATATGGATTGTTGCAGAAATAAAACATAAAAAGCACAATAGTTTACACTAG
- a CDS encoding GNAT family N-acetyltransferase, which yields MINPESARIEEFEEVIKLINKVFRISNKYNPTMQQEFPLLLNKDNIENMIVIKENGKIVSDVNYLIQDVLIQGIKVKVASIGAVCTGREYEGKGYSSKILDKVEEKMYDDGVDIVLISGDRSLYTRRMCSKVKNFYKYTMVPKDISLNLDIQEYDEKYINEIMQMYNQNATRYFRTKEQFEILLKSATTPFGNYTYKKLIIKKDDKLIGYIVIRLIDEEGKKSGQIIELNLAPNYVHNTISYLSYKYDLDYIDHWVHVKDYKNHIEKYDEVCIDYLHGTIKIINYEKLCKSLYYYFIQYVDKKTLDNTQFKDLSGKYLIKYKDEEILIENVDSLNKLFFEGKINKESLNEKPHIKKFIKDVFPINFVWPTNLNYQ from the coding sequence ATGATAAACCCAGAAAGTGCAAGAATAGAAGAATTTGAAGAAGTTATAAAACTGATAAATAAAGTATTTAGAATATCCAATAAATATAATCCTACTATGCAGCAGGAATTTCCTCTGCTTCTTAATAAAGATAATATAGAGAATATGATTGTTATAAAAGAAAATGGAAAAATAGTATCTGATGTAAACTACTTAATTCAAGATGTACTTATACAAGGAATTAAGGTAAAGGTTGCATCAATAGGAGCTGTTTGCACTGGCAGAGAATATGAGGGTAAGGGGTATTCATCAAAAATCTTAGATAAAGTAGAGGAAAAGATGTACGATGATGGTGTAGATATAGTATTGATATCGGGGGATAGAAGTTTATATACAAGAAGAATGTGTAGTAAAGTCAAAAACTTCTATAAATATACTATGGTTCCTAAAGATATTTCATTAAATTTAGATATACAAGAATATGATGAGAAATATATAAATGAAATTATGCAAATGTACAATCAAAACGCTACAAGATATTTTAGAACAAAAGAACAGTTCGAAATATTATTGAAATCTGCTACAACACCATTTGGAAACTATACATATAAAAAATTAATAATAAAGAAAGACGATAAACTAATTGGATATATAGTTATAAGATTAATAGATGAGGAAGGAAAAAAATCAGGACAAATTATAGAGTTAAATTTAGCACCTAATTATGTACATAATACTATTTCTTATCTTTCATATAAGTACGATTTAGATTATATTGATCATTGGGTACATGTAAAAGATTATAAAAATCATATAGAAAAATATGATGAGGTTTGTATAGACTATTTACATGGAACTATAAAAATCATAAATTATGAAAAACTGTGTAAAAGCTTATATTATTATTTCATTCAATATGTAGATAAGAAAACTTTAGATAATACCCAGTTTAAAGATTTAAGTGGAAAATATCTAATAAAATATAAAGATGAAGAAATTTTGATAGAGAATGTAGATAGTTTAAATAAGTTATTTTTCGAGGGGAAAATTAATAAAGAATCTTTAAATGAAAAGCCCCATATTAAAAAGTTTATAAAAGATGTATTCCCAATAAATTTTGTATGGCCTACTAATCTTAACTATCAATAA
- a CDS encoding ABC transporter substrate-binding protein has translation MRRLFAMALILVMTVSVLAGCGSTSTEKTEEATKELTVWLPPIGENDKPVWEPILKEFEEENNVKINLEIIPWEGYPEKYATAIAAGEGPDVGYMYAEMFPQFIKMGAVEDLTNYLTEKDMENYIYIDDCKMLGGIYGLAIEAANPAVLYYNKDILAELGEEPPKTWEDFRRIAKKATKDTDGDGKIDQWGFSQGWGANFFGDLNWNWYGFLWQAGGELYNDDLKTVRFNDEEGLEAAQFLYDLKFKDKVIPDNAMAQTNKEMLQTTFGPGKSAFSIWLSSAASEILDKSFPDLNYGFITSLENKDMGTFASVDQLTLMSAADDKELSFKLMQHMLSAESMTKFHKYHPRAPISKDEPYQGDARLKEMIENDQGIYRPLVVAPHGVEVYDYLWKQLQRMMVGEVEPKEALDEAAKYANDLLAEDQ, from the coding sequence ATGAGAAGATTATTTGCCATGGCCTTAATTTTAGTTATGACAGTATCTGTCCTAGCTGGATGTGGATCAACTTCTACTGAAAAAACAGAAGAAGCGACAAAAGAGTTAACTGTATGGCTACCTCCTATCGGGGAAAACGATAAACCTGTTTGGGAGCCTATACTTAAAGAATTTGAAGAAGAAAATAATGTGAAAATTAATTTGGAAATAATACCTTGGGAAGGATATCCTGAAAAATATGCAACTGCAATTGCTGCAGGAGAAGGACCTGATGTTGGATACATGTACGCAGAAATGTTCCCACAATTCATTAAAATGGGAGCAGTTGAAGATTTAACTAACTACCTAACAGAAAAAGATATGGAAAACTATATATACATAGATGACTGTAAAATGTTAGGCGGAATATATGGACTTGCTATAGAAGCTGCAAACCCAGCAGTTCTTTATTATAACAAAGACATATTAGCAGAACTTGGAGAAGAACCTCCAAAAACTTGGGAAGACTTCAGAAGAATAGCTAAAAAAGCAACAAAAGATACTGATGGAGATGGAAAAATAGATCAGTGGGGATTCTCTCAAGGATGGGGAGCAAACTTCTTTGGAGATCTTAACTGGAACTGGTATGGATTTTTATGGCAAGCAGGTGGAGAACTTTATAACGACGATTTAAAAACTGTAAGATTTAATGATGAAGAGGGATTAGAAGCAGCTCAATTCTTATATGACCTTAAGTTTAAAGATAAAGTAATTCCAGATAATGCAATGGCACAAACTAACAAAGAAATGTTACAAACTACGTTTGGACCTGGAAAATCTGCATTCTCAATTTGGCTTTCATCAGCAGCATCTGAAATACTAGATAAATCATTCCCAGATCTTAATTATGGATTTATAACTTCATTAGAAAATAAGGATATGGGAACATTCGCATCAGTTGATCAATTAACGTTAATGTCAGCAGCTGATGATAAAGAATTATCATTTAAATTAATGCAGCATATGTTAAGTGCTGAATCTATGACAAAATTCCATAAATATCATCCGAGAGCTCCAATATCTAAGGATGAACCATATCAAGGAGATGCAAGACTTAAAGAGATGATAGAAAATGATCAAGGAATATATAGACCATTAGTTGTAGCTCCTCATGGTGTTGAGGTTTATGATTACCTATGGAAGCAGCTGCAAAGAATGATGGTTGGAGAAGTAGAACCAAAAGAAGCTTTAGATGAGGCAGCTAAATATGCAAATGATTTATTAGCAGAAGATCAGTAA
- a CDS encoding DUF255 domain-containing protein, which yields MSKNIHEKAKKEDKPIFLSIGYSTCH from the coding sequence ATGTCAAAAAATATACATGAAAAAGCAAAGAAAGAAGATAAACCTATATTTTTAAGTATAGGTTACTCGACTTGTCATTGA